The DNA segment TGGCTCCGAGTGCTCGGCTCGTTATCGGCCATTCCCTTCAAGTTCTACGCGCTGGTGGTGGACAAGCGGATCATCTGCAAGAGCGGTGGCCTTCAGTGGACGCCGTCGTTCTACAAGAACCTGTGCGGTAGGATCTACGGGAAGCTCATGAAGGCGTACCCGTCCCTTCACGTTCGGGCGGACCCGTACGGCGACGACAAGTTCAAGGAAAGCTTCGCTCGGTACATTGAAGTCAACCATCGGCCGACGCTCTTCGACCGTGGCACGTTCGAGTTCATCAAAGGAGAAGAGGATGTCGCCGTTCAGCTTCCAGACATCCTCTGTGGGGTCCTGGCGCGCTGCTACGACCCCGACATGCTCCTCCGGGCGCCACACGAACTCCTGCAAGTCGTTGCTGACCGGGCGCTGCTCATCGACGAATGGCCGCCCCGCTTCCGCGTGACTGGAGGAAGGAGTGAGCTGAGCGGCAACGCCGACGCGCGTATCGCAGAGTATTCACTTCAATCGGCGGAGGAGTTCATCCTGACGCACGAGGGTGACCCCGACGAGAACGTTCAGTGCCAAGTCGCAGTTCTGGAACGCCTCGTTCTCGAGCGACGCCTCGGCGCGGACAGGCACCTCCCACACGGGGCGCTCATCGACCACCTCCGCGATCGCGGGCTCGCCGCCAAGGGGGAAACGTGGTTCCGGATGAGCATCGTGGCGCCCCTTCGAGTTCAAGGAGTGCTTCTGACCAGTTCCCAGAGCGGGTACAAGTTGCCCACGTGCCCCGCCGACGTTGCCTCATTCGTCCAGCACGCCGAGATCGTCTGCGTGCCGATGCTCCAGCGCGTGTTGGCCGCATGTGACGCCGTGAAGCTGGCGACGGAAGGAGAGGTCGATGTCCTGGCCTCTCCTGAGCAGGCAGTCGTGAACGCCCTGATCCAGGCACTGGATGCGCAGCGTCCGTGCAGTGACTAGCACCGCCAGCGCTCAGCTCATTGTTGTGACGCCCCACGCGGCGGCTCCGGGATTGAGGGCAAAGACATTGTCAGCCGAACGCACCGTAGTGCCATGAACCGAGGGTAGCGCCAACTGCTCGGATACCTTTTGGCAACCTCGGGCGCAGGGCGTGGCTCGACGAGACTGTCCAGTGTAAGTTCCGCTTGCGTCAGAGAAGTCACGTACATTGACAGTGGCCGATGGAAATGTGTCGTGCATCCAAGCGAGCGCTGCCGCAAGGAGATCCGAAACGGCGCTTCGATCGCAGTCTCGCGCTCGTAATTAAACCACGGTTGACGATCATAGTCCCAATATGCCGGCCAGAAGAACGGATGCGTGACGGTCGCTATGAGCTGCCCCGAGGTCGTCAGGAGCTGTGCCAGAGCTGTGAGCGTGCTCGCAAGATTGGGGGCGTCCTGCAACAGCATGTTGGCGACAATGAGCGAGAAGCGCGGCGGCTCGTGCTCGTGTGTGAAGCGTTGCAGCGTAGAAGCCACGTACCGCACATTCGCTGGCTTAGTTGGGCTTTCGCGCGCGAGACGAATGCTAGCAGCGCTCATATCCACGCCGACGATTCGATCGGCATGCCTCGCAAGACGCTCTGTGAGGACGCCTGTGCCACAGCCGGCGTCGAGCACATGTGACCAATCCGCGCTCCTGGCGAGCCTTTCAATGCTGGGTACGAGAACGTAGGAAAAACTCAGGTCGGCCCCGGACCGCAGCTGATGATCACGCGCCGGAGCGACGGCATCCCACTGGCGCGAAATCGCCGAAAGGGTGATGCGCTTCGCAATCCGAGCAGGTGAACCCTTCACGTTACATTCTCACACGTTACTTTCCGTGCCGAACGCCTTGCCAGTTCCACAAGATCGCCAGCCAGGGACATCACGACCTCGTCGCTCGGCCCGTACTCGGTGATTGAGTGCTGTCCGTTTCTTACGATTCCGATCGCCAACCGTGCGCCAGCCTTGCCGTAATCAAGGAATGTGAATCGCGATCGCGGAGAAAACTGCAGTCGAGCGTAATCATAGACCTCCGCGCCGGTGTTCGCGAGTCGGAGGATCTCGGGGGTGGTTCGGCCGGCGAACACAAGGAGTGCGCCATCTGCTGCCTTGCCATCGAGGATCCGGCGAACGTGGTCTTCCTTTGCCCAGCTCAAGTCACGAGAGAAGATGGCGGCGCGTCCACCAGAGCGCAACCACCCGGCAAGGTAAGTAGCGATAGCCGGACTGTTCGGCGCAAATGAGGAAGGACGCCTGCGCAAGTAGTTGGCGATGTCCCACATCGCGGCCACAAGGGCAATCGCCATCAGCAACCAGAGCAAGATCTCGGCCACTGTTGGTACCTTAACCGTCGCGAGCACGCTGGCCGCGGTGACCAGCGCACCGATACTCGAGACAACGCGTGTGAGGAGGTGAAGCATCAGCACAACCGTATCCCCAGTGCCCCGACACGCGAAGGGGTCTCCACCGCGGGCGTGCTGCGCGGACACCGCAACGCCGCTGTCGCGACCCGTCTGCCCGGCCCGCCGCTCTCCCGGTTCCTGCGTGAACGAGAACCAAAAGGTATTCCACGGGTTTGCGAGGGCGGGATTGACATAATCTCCCCATGGACGATGCGCTTTGGTTCACAGGCCGGCTCGCGTGGCTCGTCTGGGCTCGTCGTGAGCGCCCGGGCGCCACAGGCCTGCTCGACTATGTCCTCGGCGCCGAGGTCGCGGCCAAACGCGGTGCCCGTAGTGACCGGCGGATCAAAAACAGCGCCTGCCCGAGCGCAACTGAAGCCTGTTACGTTGGACAGTCAGCGCCCGCCATGCTGAACGAGATGGAGACGCAGGCACTCGAGATGCTCCTAGATGGGGTGGATGACCGGCTCGCCGTCCTTCGAATGCAACAAGCTCGTGCTCGCTCGCTGCGCGAGCGGGGAGCCGGCGGCGATGATGCGACTCGGCGGCGTCGGCCGTGCGCGCTGGCGACGATCGAGGAAGCGCGGCCTCGGCAATTGACTCGTGGACGAGCAGTGAGCACGTCCCTGCGCTCGTGCAAGCTGCCGGGGTTGCTCGGGTGGCGCACGCTCCGTGCCAGGCGCCGGCCGAAACCCCTGAACACCCTGAAACGCAGGCCGA comes from the Verrucomicrobiota bacterium genome and includes:
- a CDS encoding DUF3800 domain-containing protein, producing the protein MGSETWAFIDEYGNPNLATEKEGVSQFFIVSAVIVDRSELDDVRDKLEVVRRTHFQTGKMKSQKLGDNRSRWLRVLGSLSAIPFKFYALVVDKRIICKSGGLQWTPSFYKNLCGRIYGKLMKAYPSLHVRADPYGDDKFKESFARYIEVNHRPTLFDRGTFEFIKGEEDVAVQLPDILCGVLARCYDPDMLLRAPHELLQVVADRALLIDEWPPRFRVTGGRSELSGNADARIAEYSLQSAEEFILTHEGDPDENVQCQVAVLERLVLERRLGADRHLPHGALIDHLRDRGLAAKGETWFRMSIVAPLRVQGVLLTSSQSGYKLPTCPADVASFVQHAEIVCVPMLQRVLAACDAVKLATEGEVDVLASPEQAVVNALIQALDAQRPCSD
- a CDS encoding class I SAM-dependent methyltransferase — translated: MKGSPARIAKRITLSAISRQWDAVAPARDHQLRSGADLSFSYVLVPSIERLARSADWSHVLDAGCGTGVLTERLARHADRIVGVDMSAASIRLARESPTKPANVRYVASTLQRFTHEHEPPRFSLIVANMLLQDAPNLASTLTALAQLLTTSGQLIATVTHPFFWPAYWDYDRQPWFNYERETAIEAPFRISLRQRSLGCTTHFHRPLSMYVTSLTQAELTLDSLVEPRPAPEVAKRYPSSWRYPRFMALRCVRLTMSLPSIPEPPRGASQQ